The Trichoderma atroviride chromosome 5, complete sequence genome contains a region encoding:
- a CDS encoding uncharacterized protein (EggNog:ENOG41~TransMembrane:11 (n2-13c21/22o31-51i58-81o87-109i121-141o153-171i191-213o225-249i256-275o281-306i318-339o359-378i)) — MLFGACIYVLFHLITGFMRTADTVIVMRALSGVGGGIMVPNLVAMLTIAFPPGLMRNVWVGMFGAMGPVGAAGGTVFPGFFGQLTEWWWLFFFLAVFGAVVFGATSFILPPDGVPMDATGTVDYVGAYFGVAGLVLFNFVWTQAAVVGWEEPYVYALLIVSILHFALFVLWEGKFAKEPILPLGIWGSPSFGPMVLSAFMSFMGVGIFLYYVQIWNIEIRHYSNLLTAAANSAFAIVGTCGCFVSAIAVRYLPAQIVMATGAIAAVVAGIIFATMPAQQTYWAQCFPAFIIMGFSPDFIFTATQIITSNSVQRKHQGIAGSLMGTIQMYGLSTGLGFAGTVERYTNDGGRDQVGGIRHALYLTIGMAGASALISLLLIRIPKDQREGWDKEDGGAARA, encoded by the exons ATGCTTTTCGGTGCATGCATATACGTCCTGTTCCATCTAATCACTGGATTTATGAGAACCGCCGATACTGTCATTGTTATGCGTGCTCTCAGCGGCGTCGGCGGAGGAATCATGGTTCCTAACCTCGTTGCTATGCTCACCATCGCTTTTCCTCCGGGCCTCATGCGTAATGTGTGGGTTGGCATGTTTGGCGCCATGGGTCCGGTAGGTGCAGCTGGCGGAACCGTGTTCCCCGGCTTTTTCGGCCAATTGACGGAGTGGTGGTggctattcttcttctt GGCCGTATTTGGTGCCGTCGTTTTTGGCGCAACCTCGTTCATTCTACCCCCCGACGGTGTGCCCATGGATGCAACCGGTACAGTTGATTACGTTGGAGCCTACTTTGGAGTTGCCGGCCTAGTCTTGTTTAATTTTGTATGGAC ACAAGCTGCTGTCGTTGGCTGGGAAGAGCCCTACGTTTATGCTCTTCTTATTGTATCCATCTTGCACTTCGCGCTCTTTGTGCTATGGGAGGGAAAATTCGCAAAAGAACCCATTCTTCCACTTGGAATTTGGGGCTCTCCGTCGTTCGGACCGATGGTATTGTCCGCATTCATGTCATTTATGGGGGTCGGTATCTTCCTCTATTACGTCCAGATTTGGAACATTGAGATCCGCCACTATTCTAACCTGCTTACTGCCGCGGCCAACTCAGCTTTTGCCATCGTTGGCACGTGTGGTTGTTTCGTCAGTGCTATTGCCGTGCGCTATCTACCTGCTCAGATAGTCATGGCTACTGGTGCAATAGCTGCTGTAGTTGCTGGGATCATCTTCGCGACTATGCCAGCACAGCAGACATACTGGGCCCAGTGTTTTCCCGCATTCATTATCATGGGATTTAGCCCTGACTTCATCTTTACGGCGACGCAGATTATCACCAGCAATAGCGTCCAGCGGAAACACCAAGGGATTGCTGGGTCTTTAATGGGGACCATTCAGATGTATGGCCTCAGTACTGGACTGGGATTTGCTGGGACAGTCGAGCGATATACAAATGATGGTGGTCGCGACCAAGTGGGAGGCATTCGCCATGCACTATATCTTACAATCGGCATGGCGGGTGCCTCTGCATTGATATCTTTACTTTTAATTCGAATTCCCAAAGATCAACGTGAGGGCTGGGAtaaagaagacggaggagcagcaagagcgTAA
- a CDS encoding uncharacterized protein (EggNog:ENOG41~TransMembrane:14 (i45-69o81-101i113-131o137-158i170-193o199-221i233-253o265-283i303-325o337-361i368-387o393-418i430-451o471-490i)) — protein MSDTSGTKGPSHNLDENLILAPEADISHVEQGKAKRSQPSVHDNVLAFCIVFCQLVQAIPYGAGLIAAIDIPKAIGAPQDKAVWIAASYPLTQGAFVLIGGRIGAVHGHKNTMLFGACIYVLFHLITGFMRTADTVIVMRALSGVGGGIMVPNLVAMLTIAFPPGLMRNVWVGMFGAMGPVGAAGGTVFPGFFGQLTEWWWLFFFLAVFGAVVFGATSFILPPDGVPMDATGTVDYVGAYFGVAGLVLFNFVWTQAAVVGWEEPYVYALLIVSILHFALFVLWEGKFAKEPILPLGIWGSPSFGPMVLSAFMSFMGVGIFLYYVQIWNIEIRHYSNLLTAAANSAFAIVGTCGCFVSAIAVRYLPAQIVMATGAIAAVVAGIIFATMPAQQTYWAQCFPAFIIMGFSPDFIFTATQIITSNSVQRKHQGIAGSLMGTIQMYGLSTGLGFAGTVERYTNDGGRDQVGGIRHALYLTIGMAGASALISLLLIRIPKDQREGWDKEDGGAARA, from the exons ATGTCTGACACATCTGGTACCAAGGGTCCGTCGCACAATCTAGATGAAAATCTGATATTGGCTCCTGAGGCGGATATTTCTCACGTCGAACAAGGGAAGGCAAAGCGATCACAACCCAGTGTTCATGACAATGTTCTGGCCTTTTGCATTGTGTTTTGCCAATTGGTTCAA GCCATACCATACGGTGCAGGACTCATAGCAGCAATCGACATACCCAAAGCAATCGGAGCTCCTCAAGACAAGGCCGTATGGATCGCAGCATCATACCC ATTGACTCAAGGGGCATTTGTTTTGATAGGAGGACGAATCGGCGCTGTTCATGGGCACAAGAACACCATGCTTTTCGGTGCATGCATATACGTCCTGTTCCATCTAATCACTGGATTTATGAGAACCGCCGATACTGTCATTGTTATGCGTGCTCTCAGCGGCGTCGGCGGAGGAATCATGGTTCCTAACCTCGTTGCTATGCTCACCATCGCTTTTCCTCCGGGCCTCATGCGTAATGTGTGGGTTGGCATGTTTGGCGCCATGGGTCCGGTAGGTGCAGCTGGCGGAACCGTGTTCCCCGGCTTTTTCGGCCAATTGACGGAGTGGTGGTggctattcttcttctt GGCCGTATTTGGTGCCGTCGTTTTTGGCGCAACCTCGTTCATTCTACCCCCCGACGGTGTGCCCATGGATGCAACCGGTACAGTTGATTACGTTGGAGCCTACTTTGGAGTTGCCGGCCTAGTCTTGTTTAATTTTGTATGGAC ACAAGCTGCTGTCGTTGGCTGGGAAGAGCCCTACGTTTATGCTCTTCTTATTGTATCCATCTTGCACTTCGCGCTCTTTGTGCTATGGGAGGGAAAATTCGCAAAAGAACCCATTCTTCCACTTGGAATTTGGGGCTCTCCGTCGTTCGGACCGATGGTATTGTCCGCATTCATGTCATTTATGGGGGTCGGTATCTTCCTCTATTACGTCCAGATTTGGAACATTGAGATCCGCCACTATTCTAACCTGCTTACTGCCGCGGCCAACTCAGCTTTTGCCATCGTTGGCACGTGTGGTTGTTTCGTCAGTGCTATTGCCGTGCGCTATCTACCTGCTCAGATAGTCATGGCTACTGGTGCAATAGCTGCTGTAGTTGCTGGGATCATCTTCGCGACTATGCCAGCACAGCAGACATACTGGGCCCAGTGTTTTCCCGCATTCATTATCATGGGATTTAGCCCTGACTTCATCTTTACGGCGACGCAGATTATCACCAGCAATAGCGTCCAGCGGAAACACCAAGGGATTGCTGGGTCTTTAATGGGGACCATTCAGATGTATGGCCTCAGTACTGGACTGGGATTTGCTGGGACAGTCGAGCGATATACAAATGATGGTGGTCGCGACCAAGTGGGAGGCATTCGCCATGCACTATATCTTACAATCGGCATGGCGGGTGCCTCTGCATTGATATCTTTACTTTTAATTCGAATTCCCAAAGATCAACGTGAGGGCTGGGAtaaagaagacggaggagcagcaagagcgTAA